Proteins from a single region of Aureibacter tunicatorum:
- a CDS encoding GH92 family glycosyl hydrolase — protein sequence MRKLNIRYFILVLIAFATACTSAKESQATNFENPNQYVDPFIGTGFHGHTFPGAVVPSGMVQLSPDTRIEGWDACSGYHYTDSTILGFSHTHLSGTGIGDMGDILVLPFTGEPKAKEDMFTYFEKENEHAEAGYYQVKMNDGVQAELTTTPRVGIHRYTYPSNAKRQVMFDITHTLQVSWGCVTKEAELEIINDTTIRGKHISTGWAADDHVYFYAKFSEPFTAHEIWTGEGKTDAKKADGKNIRLFLDFGNSDKKDLMVKVSISAVDMEGAQQNMMAELPGWEFDRVKADASSSWENLLGKIKIKSDDKDVKTNFYTALYHANIQPMIYHDVDGRYRGIDKNIHQTNDFTNYTVFSLWDTFRALHPLMTIIDEDRAKDYVNSLMQKYKEGGILPKWPLSANYTGTMVGYPAVSVIADAYTKGIITEGLDKALEASIISSEYHPDRVEGKIEPRADRVMPRHNYFMNTMGYIPADSCSESVSYGLENAYYDWCIAQMAKLSGNDDLYETYSKRGKAYEHYFDESTGFMRGKLYDGSWRTPFSPKLSDHEFGDFTEGNSWQWTWFVPHDVEGLASLMGGNDIFEAKLDTLFSTSSEIEGEHASADITGLIGQYAHGNEPSHHTAFLYNYINKEYKTQQIIDSVMYHYYAPTPEGICGNEDVGQMSAWYILNAIGFYQVAPGDPTYTIGRPVVDEAEVSIKEGTFKVIVNNNSKKNKYVQSVKINGKALEKLFFHHNEIKDGGLLEITMGPNPAK from the coding sequence ATGAGAAAACTCAATATACGCTATTTTATTCTCGTCCTTATCGCATTTGCAACTGCATGTACTAGCGCTAAGGAATCTCAAGCGACAAACTTTGAAAATCCCAATCAATATGTCGATCCTTTCATAGGAACAGGCTTTCATGGGCATACTTTCCCTGGTGCTGTAGTGCCGTCCGGAATGGTACAATTAAGTCCCGATACTAGAATCGAAGGATGGGATGCTTGCAGTGGGTATCATTATACAGACAGCACTATCCTAGGCTTCAGCCATACTCACCTGAGTGGTACTGGTATTGGAGATATGGGTGACATCCTTGTGCTTCCTTTCACAGGCGAGCCTAAGGCAAAAGAAGACATGTTCACCTATTTCGAAAAAGAAAACGAACATGCCGAAGCTGGTTACTATCAAGTAAAAATGAACGATGGAGTTCAAGCCGAGCTAACGACAACACCAAGAGTCGGAATACATCGCTATACATACCCATCCAATGCCAAGCGACAAGTAATGTTTGACATCACTCATACCTTGCAAGTCAGCTGGGGATGCGTAACCAAAGAAGCAGAGCTAGAAATCATCAATGACACAACTATCCGTGGCAAGCATATTTCCACAGGTTGGGCAGCGGATGATCATGTATACTTTTATGCTAAATTTTCCGAGCCTTTCACTGCTCATGAAATCTGGACAGGCGAAGGAAAAACCGACGCAAAGAAAGCGGACGGCAAAAACATCAGACTTTTCCTTGATTTTGGCAATTCCGACAAAAAAGACTTGATGGTAAAAGTGTCTATCTCCGCAGTTGACATGGAAGGTGCACAACAAAATATGATGGCTGAGCTTCCTGGTTGGGAATTTGACCGAGTTAAAGCCGACGCTTCGTCATCATGGGAAAACCTTCTTGGAAAAATAAAAATCAAATCAGATGACAAGGATGTTAAAACCAATTTCTACACGGCCTTGTACCATGCCAATATCCAACCAATGATCTACCATGATGTAGATGGAAGATACAGAGGTATTGATAAAAATATTCACCAAACCAATGACTTCACTAATTACACCGTATTCTCACTTTGGGATACGTTCAGAGCACTTCACCCATTGATGACGATCATTGATGAAGACAGAGCGAAGGATTATGTGAATTCACTAATGCAAAAATATAAAGAAGGTGGCATTCTGCCTAAATGGCCTTTGTCAGCGAACTACACTGGAACAATGGTTGGATATCCTGCTGTTTCTGTAATCGCTGACGCATATACTAAAGGCATCATCACTGAAGGTCTTGACAAAGCTTTGGAAGCTTCAATCATAAGCTCTGAATATCATCCTGACAGAGTAGAAGGCAAAATCGAGCCAAGAGCTGATAGAGTGATGCCTAGACATAATTACTTCATGAATACAATGGGTTATATCCCGGCTGATTCATGCAGCGAGTCGGTGTCTTATGGTTTGGAAAATGCTTATTATGACTGGTGTATTGCTCAAATGGCCAAACTGTCTGGAAATGACGACTTGTATGAAACATACTCAAAAAGAGGCAAGGCTTATGAGCATTATTTCGACGAGTCTACTGGCTTCATGAGAGGAAAACTATATGATGGCTCGTGGAGAACTCCATTCAGCCCAAAACTTTCCGATCATGAATTCGGAGACTTCACTGAAGGGAATTCTTGGCAATGGACTTGGTTTGTGCCTCATGATGTAGAAGGATTGGCTAGCTTAATGGGTGGCAATGATATATTCGAAGCAAAATTAGACACGCTTTTCAGCACTTCTTCTGAGATTGAAGGCGAGCATGCTTCTGCGGATATCACAGGACTTATCGGTCAATACGCTCATGGAAATGAGCCTAGCCATCATACAGCATTCTTGTACAACTATATTAACAAAGAATATAAAACACAGCAAATCATCGATTCTGTAATGTATCATTACTATGCTCCAACACCGGAAGGCATTTGCGGTAATGAAGATGTAGGACAGATGTCAGCTTGGTATATTCTTAACGCAATAGGCTTCTATCAAGTAGCTCCTGGAGATCCTACTTACACTATTGGCCGTCCTGTGGTGGATGAAGCTGAAGTAAGCATCAAAGAAGGAACATTCAAAGTTATTGTCAACAACAATAGCAAAAAGAACAAGTACGTGCAGTCCGTTAAAATCAATGGAAAAGCATTAGAAAAACTTTTCTTCCATCATAATGAGATTAAAGATGGAGGTCTTTTGGAAATCACTATGGGACCTAATCCAGCAAAGTAA
- a CDS encoding glycoside hydrolase family 3 N-terminal domain-containing protein, with protein sequence MKIRLLAFCLLISTAGFAQNADMYQKGWIDFNKNGKKDIYEDPTQDIDTRIWDLINQMTIEEKTAQMVTLYGYGRVAKDELPTPEWKNELWADGLGNIDEPSNGVFEGAKYKLPYDKHVWALNQIQKFFVEETRLGIPVEFSNEGIRGLNHSKATSLPSESAMGTTWNRELMRKSGEMVGKEAYALGYHNVYAPVIDVVRDQRWGRVVESFTEDPYLMAEYSINFVNGMQSQQVAATLKHFAVYSSPKGARDGLARTDPHVSFREMHHIYLYPFERTIKEANAIGAMASYNDYDGVPVITSKYFLTDLLRTEYGMKGAVVSDSDAAAYPWSKHRTAENYKESVRQCVEAGLNIRTTFNHPANFVNPLRELIAEGKISEETINERVYAVLYNKFWEGLFDVPYRDEKGTDIVRSQEHEALSLQASKEAIVLLKNEEGTLPLSKNDLKKVLVVGPTAKQTSSSISRYGALELDVQSGYAGIAEYLKGTGVELDYAKGSELYDSRWPDSEVYPNPLTEKEEGMIKDAERKAEDSDIIILFLGEDESMVGENLTRSSLDLPDRQQELAKAMIGTGKPVVTVLINARPISINYLNRESDAILTAGFPSEFGGKAIAETLFGDYNPGGKLAVTWPRSVGQIELNFPYKPWSQAGQAQEGPNGTGNSRIVTELYEFGYGLSYSKFIYSNLKIDNQMTDENGKVIVSFDVTNSSDKAGDEVVQLYYNDEFSSVIQYEWQLRGFDRVHLKPNESKTITFELTPQDLYLIGMDMKKVVEPGAFNVHIGSSSKDIRLKGKFEYEGKPIYP encoded by the coding sequence ATGAAAATCCGACTGCTAGCTTTCTGCCTGTTAATATCTACGGCTGGTTTCGCTCAAAATGCGGACATGTATCAAAAAGGCTGGATAGATTTTAATAAAAACGGCAAGAAAGATATATATGAAGATCCTACTCAAGATATTGACACCAGAATATGGGATCTTATCAACCAAATGACTATCGAAGAGAAAACCGCTCAAATGGTTACTCTTTATGGTTATGGTCGTGTTGCCAAAGATGAATTGCCCACTCCAGAGTGGAAAAATGAGCTCTGGGCGGATGGACTAGGAAATATTGACGAGCCTTCCAATGGTGTTTTCGAGGGAGCAAAATACAAATTGCCTTACGACAAGCATGTATGGGCATTGAACCAAATACAAAAATTCTTCGTGGAGGAAACGCGTCTTGGGATTCCTGTCGAGTTCTCCAATGAAGGCATAAGAGGCTTGAACCATAGCAAGGCGACTTCCCTTCCTTCAGAAAGCGCGATGGGAACCACATGGAATCGTGAATTAATGAGAAAATCAGGAGAAATGGTAGGAAAAGAAGCTTACGCTCTAGGCTATCATAATGTGTACGCTCCTGTAATTGATGTAGTCAGAGACCAAAGATGGGGAAGAGTTGTTGAAAGCTTTACTGAAGATCCATATTTGATGGCTGAATATAGCATCAACTTTGTCAATGGGATGCAAAGCCAGCAAGTCGCGGCTACTTTAAAACACTTTGCGGTTTACTCCTCGCCTAAAGGAGCAAGAGATGGCTTGGCAAGAACAGACCCTCACGTTTCATTCAGAGAGATGCATCATATTTACCTGTATCCTTTTGAAAGAACAATCAAAGAAGCAAACGCGATTGGCGCCATGGCTTCATACAATGATTATGATGGCGTGCCAGTGATCACCAGCAAATATTTCTTAACTGATCTTCTAAGAACTGAATATGGGATGAAAGGAGCTGTTGTTTCGGATTCCGACGCAGCCGCCTATCCTTGGTCGAAGCACAGAACAGCTGAAAACTACAAAGAGTCTGTAAGACAATGCGTGGAGGCCGGCCTTAATATTAGAACAACCTTCAACCACCCTGCTAACTTTGTTAATCCGTTGAGGGAATTGATCGCGGAAGGAAAAATATCCGAAGAAACGATCAATGAAAGAGTCTATGCTGTTCTTTACAATAAATTCTGGGAAGGTTTGTTCGACGTCCCCTACAGAGATGAAAAAGGAACAGATATCGTAAGAAGCCAAGAGCATGAAGCTCTTTCTCTTCAAGCGTCCAAAGAAGCAATCGTTTTGCTCAAAAATGAAGAAGGGACATTGCCTCTATCAAAAAACGACCTTAAAAAAGTGCTTGTCGTTGGACCTACAGCAAAGCAAACAAGCAGTTCTATCAGTCGCTATGGTGCTTTGGAGCTTGATGTTCAGTCAGGATATGCGGGCATAGCGGAATATTTAAAAGGAACAGGTGTAGAATTGGATTATGCCAAAGGATCTGAACTATATGACAGCAGATGGCCTGACTCGGAAGTATATCCAAATCCTCTGACAGAAAAAGAAGAGGGAATGATCAAAGATGCTGAAAGAAAAGCCGAAGACAGCGACATTATCATTCTGTTCTTAGGCGAAGACGAATCAATGGTTGGAGAGAACTTGACGCGATCAAGCTTAGATCTTCCAGACAGACAACAAGAATTGGCTAAAGCAATGATTGGCACAGGAAAACCCGTTGTGACAGTTTTGATCAATGCTAGGCCTATTTCCATAAATTATCTAAATAGAGAATCCGATGCCATTCTTACCGCTGGATTCCCAAGTGAATTTGGAGGAAAAGCTATCGCTGAAACTTTATTTGGAGATTATAATCCAGGTGGAAAACTAGCGGTTACTTGGCCTAGATCAGTTGGTCAGATCGAGTTGAACTTCCCTTACAAGCCATGGTCTCAAGCGGGACAAGCTCAAGAAGGACCTAACGGCACTGGAAATAGCCGAATTGTCACAGAACTTTACGAATTCGGTTACGGGCTTTCATATAGCAAATTCATTTATAGCAATCTGAAAATCGATAATCAGATGACAGATGAAAATGGCAAAGTCATCGTTAGCTTTGATGTTACAAATTCAAGCGACAAGGCTGGTGACGAGGTTGTTCAATTGTATTACAATGATGAATTCTCTTCTGTAATTCAATATGAATGGCAATTAAGAGGTTTTGACAGAGTGCACCTCAAACCTAATGAAAGCAAAACCATAACATTTGAATTGACCCCTCAAGATCTTTATCTGATCGGAATGGACATGAAAAAAGTTGTGGAACCAGGCGCTTTCAATGTGCATATAGGCTCTTCATCTAAAGACATAAGATTGAAAGGCAAATTTGAATACGAAGGCAAACCAATATATCCATAA
- a CDS encoding glycoside hydrolase family 3 N-terminal domain-containing protein, translated as MKKITLLLLLAFFASWGIHVPANSQKKNNIYHKGWIDFNKNGIKDIYEDPERSIDERVEDLLKQMTVEEKTNQMVTLYGYGRVQDTELPNPSWKEKLWKDGLANIDEASNGVVKNSKYKLPYSKHTWALNEIQKFFVEETRLGIPVEFTNEGIRGLNHTKSTNFPAQIGLGSTWNKDLIHQVGEVVGSEAYVLGYHNVYAPILDIARDQRWGRTVECYGEDPFLVAEMGIAMSKGLQSQGVTNTMKHFAVYSTPNGGRDGDCRTDPHLTPREVHELYLYPFKKTIKEANPLAVMSSYNDYDGEPITGSEYFLTDLLRKDYGFEGYVITDSDALAHIWSKHNVAHDYKEAVRQAVIAGVNVRTTFNDPANFVMPLRELIQEGQISIDLIDERVKDVLKVKFIEGLFDEPYRSTKNVDKLVANEANHALSLETSRQSIVLLKNQDDILPLDRNKVKNILVTGPNAKATSHSVCRYGSLEIDVMSGYEGIKKIAGEGVNVDFALGCELYDKNWPASEILPFSLDASEEAYFAEAEEKAKENDVVIVFVGESEESVGESVSRTSLDLPGRQKELIQRLQATGTPVIAVLINGRPLSVNYEQAYVPAILEAWFPGQFGGQAIAEVIFGDYNPGGKLPITFPRTVGQIPLTFPSKPAAHGGQHKKGDPNGSGNSRIVDALYPFGFGLSYSKFEYSNLKISPEVQGVQGEITISADIKNVSNRKGDEVVQLYINDRLSSVTTYTQLLKGFERITLEPNETKTVTFTLKSEELTLFTTDLKEVIELGEFDVWVGASSEDLRLEGMFELR; from the coding sequence ATGAAAAAAATCACTCTATTATTACTACTAGCGTTTTTCGCCAGCTGGGGAATTCATGTTCCGGCCAACTCGCAAAAGAAAAACAACATCTACCATAAAGGGTGGATAGATTTCAATAAAAATGGAATCAAAGATATTTATGAGGATCCTGAGCGAAGCATCGACGAAAGAGTCGAGGATTTGCTTAAACAAATGACCGTAGAGGAAAAAACCAATCAAATGGTGACTCTCTATGGCTATGGGAGAGTGCAAGACACTGAATTGCCAAATCCAAGTTGGAAAGAAAAGCTGTGGAAAGACGGCTTGGCCAATATCGATGAGGCTTCTAACGGTGTGGTAAAAAATTCAAAATACAAGTTGCCTTATTCTAAACACACTTGGGCCCTCAACGAAATTCAAAAATTCTTCGTCGAGGAAACAAGACTAGGTATCCCTGTAGAATTCACAAATGAAGGGATTAGAGGCTTGAATCATACCAAATCCACTAATTTCCCCGCTCAAATAGGGCTTGGATCAACATGGAATAAGGATTTAATCCATCAAGTGGGAGAAGTCGTTGGTTCGGAAGCGTATGTGCTGGGCTACCATAATGTATATGCTCCAATACTTGATATCGCCAGAGATCAAAGATGGGGTAGAACGGTGGAATGCTATGGCGAAGACCCTTTCCTTGTAGCTGAGATGGGAATAGCAATGTCTAAAGGATTGCAATCTCAAGGAGTAACAAACACAATGAAGCACTTCGCAGTCTACTCCACTCCTAATGGAGGAAGAGATGGAGACTGTCGCACAGACCCTCACCTTACTCCTAGAGAAGTTCATGAACTATATTTATACCCGTTTAAAAAAACTATCAAAGAAGCGAATCCGCTAGCAGTAATGAGCTCGTACAATGACTATGACGGCGAGCCTATCACTGGCAGCGAATATTTCCTCACTGATCTTCTTAGAAAAGATTACGGCTTTGAAGGGTACGTGATTACTGACAGCGATGCCTTGGCTCATATTTGGTCCAAGCACAATGTAGCTCATGACTACAAAGAAGCTGTAAGGCAAGCAGTGATCGCTGGAGTGAATGTTAGAACTACTTTCAATGACCCAGCTAATTTTGTAATGCCGCTTAGAGAGCTTATACAAGAAGGACAAATCTCCATTGATCTTATCGATGAAAGAGTAAAAGACGTGCTCAAAGTAAAATTCATCGAAGGCCTATTTGATGAACCATATCGATCTACTAAAAACGTAGACAAGCTGGTTGCCAATGAAGCAAATCACGCGCTTTCTTTGGAAACATCAAGACAGTCTATCGTATTGCTTAAAAACCAAGACGACATCCTTCCTTTAGACAGAAACAAGGTTAAAAACATCTTGGTAACTGGTCCAAATGCTAAAGCTACCAGTCATAGTGTATGCCGATACGGTTCTTTGGAAATAGACGTAATGAGCGGATATGAAGGCATCAAAAAAATCGCAGGAGAGGGAGTCAATGTCGATTTTGCCTTAGGTTGCGAACTTTATGATAAAAACTGGCCTGCGTCAGAAATACTTCCTTTCTCCCTAGATGCTTCCGAAGAAGCTTATTTTGCCGAAGCGGAGGAAAAAGCGAAGGAAAATGATGTTGTCATAGTATTCGTGGGAGAGAGTGAAGAATCAGTAGGTGAAAGTGTTTCCAGAACCAGCTTGGATCTTCCCGGAAGACAAAAAGAGCTTATTCAAAGGCTTCAAGCTACAGGTACGCCTGTAATAGCTGTGCTTATCAACGGAAGACCGCTTTCTGTTAACTATGAGCAAGCTTATGTTCCTGCGATCTTGGAAGCATGGTTCCCTGGACAATTTGGCGGACAAGCTATAGCTGAGGTAATCTTTGGAGACTACAACCCTGGAGGCAAGCTTCCAATTACTTTCCCAAGAACAGTTGGACAAATTCCTTTGACATTTCCATCAAAACCTGCCGCTCATGGTGGTCAACACAAAAAAGGCGATCCTAATGGATCAGGCAACAGTCGTATTGTCGACGCATTATACCCATTCGGATTTGGACTTTCTTATTCAAAATTTGAATACTCCAATCTTAAGATAAGCCCTGAGGTTCAAGGAGTTCAGGGAGAAATCACAATATCAGCTGACATCAAAAATGTAAGCAATAGAAAAGGGGATGAAGTCGTTCAACTTTATATAAACGATAGATTGAGCAGCGTAACTACTTATACTCAATTGCTTAAAGGATTTGAAAGAATAACCTTGGAGCCAAATGAAACTAAGACAGTTACATTCACCCTCAAGTCAGAAGAATTGACTCTCTTCACTACTGATCTGAAAGAAGTAATTGAACTAGGAGAATTCGATGTCTGGGTAGGCGCTTCATCCGAGGATCTTAGACTTGAAGGCATGTTCGAGTTGAGGTAA
- a CDS encoding GH92 family glycosyl hydrolase translates to MLLKNNIFLVLLTSGILFSCGTESPQSENTKVEDYVDPMIGTDYHAHTYPGATNPFGMVQLSPENGRSGWDWTSGYHYSDSLIAGFSHTHLSGTGIGDLNDILVSPVINKVDLNKSRAGKRDTYDYVNKFSHDNEIAEAGYYSVIMDNGIKAEMTTSPRMGYHRYTFPKDEQQQIVVDLAHAINWDWPKETAIEIVDDRTIKGVRVSSGWVDHQSVYFYAQFSKPFVSYELALDSTSVSDQSTNLEGQMVRGLFAFDNSSNEPIVMKLALSSSSTDGAKLNFEAESGHSFDDQVAENKLAWREQLGKIKVKGGTESLKKVFYTALYHSTTAPALYSDVDGKFEGGDQQVHKTHKGDQYSTFSLWDTFRAVHPLLTIINPEKVNDMVRSLVHSYETTGKLPVWGLAGGDTGCMWGYHAVSVIGEAYLKGFRDYDVEKAYEAMMASVMQDIRFTDLYKQYGYIPFDLTNQSVSKTQEYCYGDWVLAQVAKDLGKMDDYEMLMKRSDYWKNLYDDTTGFMRAKDTKGNWREPFDPISYGGHDHENPVKDYIEGNAWQYVWYELHDIPTLIDTMGGADVFVAKLDKLFELPSDAGDASSDITGLIGQYVHGNEPSHHVAYLYNYAGYPWKTQEKARGIMETMYTDQPDGIAGNEDCGQMSAWYVMSAIGLYPVTPALAQYQIGSPVFEEAVISNADGSEFVIEAKNNSDQNIYIQSARLNGKNLDRSYLTHSEIAKGGKLELVMGSKPNKSLFK, encoded by the coding sequence ATGTTATTAAAGAATAATATATTTCTTGTTCTATTAACGTCTGGAATATTGTTTTCATGCGGAACAGAATCACCACAAAGTGAAAATACGAAGGTAGAGGATTATGTTGACCCAATGATAGGAACGGATTATCATGCTCATACATATCCCGGAGCGACCAATCCTTTTGGCATGGTGCAGTTAAGTCCTGAAAATGGAAGATCAGGATGGGACTGGACTTCAGGGTATCATTATTCGGATTCATTGATCGCAGGTTTTAGCCATACTCATTTATCAGGAACGGGTATTGGAGATCTGAATGACATATTAGTGTCTCCTGTTATTAATAAGGTTGACCTGAATAAATCTAGAGCGGGAAAAAGAGATACATATGATTATGTGAATAAGTTCAGTCATGACAATGAAATAGCCGAGGCAGGATATTATTCTGTAATTATGGATAATGGCATAAAGGCTGAAATGACTACATCTCCGAGAATGGGGTATCATCGATATACTTTTCCAAAAGATGAGCAACAACAGATTGTTGTGGATTTAGCGCATGCGATTAATTGGGATTGGCCAAAGGAAACAGCTATTGAAATTGTTGACGATAGAACGATAAAAGGCGTAAGAGTCAGTTCTGGCTGGGTTGATCATCAGAGTGTTTATTTTTACGCGCAGTTTTCGAAGCCTTTCGTATCCTATGAACTAGCATTGGATTCAACATCTGTTTCAGATCAATCGACGAACCTTGAAGGGCAAATGGTTAGAGGCTTATTCGCTTTTGATAATTCTTCAAACGAGCCAATAGTTATGAAGTTGGCGCTTTCATCTTCTTCCACAGATGGTGCGAAACTGAATTTTGAAGCGGAGTCAGGTCATTCTTTTGACGATCAAGTAGCTGAAAACAAATTGGCTTGGAGAGAACAATTAGGTAAAATCAAAGTCAAAGGAGGAACAGAGTCTTTGAAAAAAGTCTTTTACACAGCTTTATACCATTCTACTACGGCTCCTGCATTGTATTCTGATGTAGATGGTAAATTCGAAGGAGGCGACCAACAAGTTCACAAGACGCATAAAGGAGATCAATATTCAACATTTTCTCTTTGGGATACATTCAGAGCGGTGCATCCTTTATTGACGATTATCAATCCTGAAAAAGTAAATGATATGGTCCGCTCGCTAGTTCATTCTTATGAAACGACTGGAAAGTTGCCTGTATGGGGACTTGCAGGAGGGGATACCGGTTGCATGTGGGGTTATCATGCAGTTTCTGTGATTGGCGAGGCATATTTAAAAGGCTTTAGAGACTATGATGTGGAAAAAGCTTATGAGGCTATGATGGCATCTGTCATGCAGGATATTAGATTTACAGATTTGTATAAGCAATATGGCTATATTCCATTCGACTTGACAAATCAATCAGTTAGTAAGACTCAGGAGTATTGCTATGGTGACTGGGTGTTGGCTCAGGTGGCTAAAGATTTAGGCAAGATGGATGATTATGAGATGTTGATGAAACGTTCTGATTATTGGAAAAACCTTTATGATGATACGACGGGATTCATGAGAGCAAAAGATACCAAAGGAAATTGGAGAGAGCCTTTTGATCCGATTAGTTATGGAGGGCATGATCATGAAAACCCAGTTAAAGATTATATTGAAGGAAATGCATGGCAATACGTATGGTATGAACTGCATGATATTCCTACGCTTATAGATACGATGGGAGGGGCTGATGTATTTGTCGCTAAATTGGACAAATTGTTCGAGTTGCCGTCTGATGCAGGTGATGCCAGTTCGGATATCACTGGCTTGATAGGTCAATATGTGCATGGCAATGAACCAAGCCATCATGTGGCTTATCTATATAATTACGCAGGTTATCCTTGGAAGACTCAAGAAAAAGCAAGAGGGATCATGGAGACTATGTATACAGATCAACCGGATGGTATTGCAGGCAATGAAGATTGTGGCCAGATGTCAGCTTGGTATGTGATGTCTGCGATTGGCTTGTATCCTGTTACGCCGGCTTTGGCTCAGTATCAAATCGGATCGCCTGTATTTGAAGAAGCAGTAATCAGCAATGCGGATGGCTCTGAATTTGTGATTGAGGCCAAGAATAATTCGGATCAAAATATTTACATCCAATCAGCTCGATTAAATGGAAAAAATCTTGATAGAAGTTATCTGACTCACTCAGAGATTGCAAAAGGAGGAAAATTGGAATTAGTGATGGGCAGTAAACCGAACAAGTCGCTTTTTAAATAA
- a CDS encoding acetyl-CoA C-acyltransferase yields the protein MDAYIVKGYRTAVAKAKKGALKSVRPDDFAADVIKHLVGSVNSLDVNEIDDLIVGNAVPEAEQGMQMGRIISLLSLSKEVPGFLVNRYCGSGLEALYIGASRIHAGMANCIIAGGTESMTMVPMLGYKTALNYKLSSQFPDYYSSMGITAEQVAKEYGISRQAQDEFAFHSHQKAIRAIDEGRFKDEIVPLNIEEIYLDANEKRQVRSSVFDTDEGPRRDTSLEALAKLKPVFANGGSVTAGNSSQTSDGAAFLMIMSEKTLKKHNLEPIAQMKSFAAAGVEPRIMGIGPVKSIPKALELSNLALQDIDQIELNEAFAAQVLAVTKELNLNPQKVNVNGGAIALGHPLGCSGAKLSVQLIHEMKKRQQKYGMVTACVGGGQGVSAIFEVF from the coding sequence ATGGATGCATATATAGTAAAAGGCTACAGAACAGCTGTAGCCAAAGCAAAGAAAGGAGCTTTGAAATCAGTTAGACCAGATGATTTCGCAGCGGATGTTATCAAACATCTAGTTGGCTCAGTAAACAGTTTAGACGTAAATGAGATAGATGATTTGATTGTCGGTAATGCCGTACCTGAGGCAGAACAAGGCATGCAAATGGGACGTATCATATCTTTGCTCTCATTGTCTAAAGAAGTGCCTGGCTTTTTAGTCAACAGATATTGCGGCTCTGGATTGGAAGCCCTTTACATCGGTGCTTCGCGCATTCACGCAGGCATGGCTAACTGTATCATTGCTGGAGGTACAGAGTCAATGACTATGGTTCCCATGCTTGGATATAAAACCGCTCTTAACTATAAGCTTTCAAGTCAATTTCCAGATTACTACTCCAGCATGGGAATTACAGCAGAGCAAGTAGCGAAAGAATATGGTATTTCAAGACAGGCTCAAGACGAATTCGCCTTTCATTCCCATCAAAAAGCGATAAGAGCCATAGATGAGGGAAGATTCAAAGACGAAATAGTTCCTCTAAACATTGAAGAAATCTATCTTGATGCTAATGAAAAAAGACAAGTCAGATCATCTGTTTTCGATACGGACGAGGGCCCAAGAAGAGACACTTCTTTGGAAGCATTGGCCAAGCTGAAACCCGTTTTCGCCAATGGCGGATCGGTAACAGCGGGCAACTCCAGCCAAACTTCCGACGGAGCGGCATTTCTGATGATCATGTCTGAAAAAACGCTCAAAAAACACAACTTGGAACCTATTGCCCAAATGAAGAGCTTTGCCGCTGCCGGCGTTGAACCTCGAATCATGGGAATAGGACCTGTCAAATCCATTCCAAAAGCTTTAGAGCTTTCTAATTTGGCTTTGCAGGATATCGATCAAATAGAATTAAACGAAGCTTTCGCGGCTCAAGTCCTCGCTGTCACTAAAGAATTGAATCTGAACCCTCAAAAAGTCAATGTCAACGGCGGTGCGATCGCCTTAGGACACCCATTGGGTTGCTCAGGCGCCAAACTTTCCGTTCAACTGATTCATGAAATGAAAAAACGCCAGCAAAAATACGGAATGGTAACCGCCTGCGTGGGAGGTGGCCAAGGAGTTTCAGCGATATTTGAAGTATTCTAA